GTTGTAGACCCCGTCCAGGGCAGCGTTGAACGCCGGGGTCGCGCCACTCGCGCCGTCCCCGTTGGTCCCGTCGTCACCGGAACCGCCGCCACAGGCACTCAACGTGAGTGCTGCGGCCGCCGTGAGGGCTGCGAGAGCCCTCCAGCGCTTGTTCCTCATCGGCAGTACGCCCTTCTCTTGATGGGTGGAGCAGCTGTTCCTCAGCGGGTTCGGGGATCGAGCGCGTCACGCAGCCCGTCGCCGAACAGGTTGAAGGCCAGGACGGTGGCGAAGATCGCCAGGCCGGGCCAGAGCATGAAGTGCGGAGTCGTGTAGAAGGTCACCGCGTCGGAGAGCATCCCGCCCCAGGTCGCCGTCGGCGGTCGGACGCCCACCCCGAGGAAGGACAGCGCCGCCTCGAACAGGATGTTGGTCGGGATCAGCAGCGTGGCGTAGACCAGGATCGGCGCGACCAGGTTCGGCAGCAGCTCGGTGAACAGGATGTAGGGCCGCCTCGCCCCCAGGCTGCGGGCTGCGTCGACGAACTCCCGCTGTCGCAGCGACAGCGCCTGTCCGCGCACGATCCGGCCGATGTAGGGCCAGTTGAAGAAGCCGATGATGAAGATCAGCAGGACGATCCGCAGGGTGTTGCCCTTGAGCCCGAAGGCGTTGTCGGGGAAGACCCCGGCCAGCGCGATCGCGAAGACCAGGAGCGGGAACGCCAGGAACATGTCCATCAACCGGCTGATGATCGCGTCGACCGAGCCGCCGAAGAAGCCGGCGATCACCCCCATCGTCGTGCCGATGGCCACCGACACCAGGGTCGCGAGGAAGGCGATCAACAGCGAGATCCGGGAGCCGTAGACGACCCGGCTGAAGATGTCGCGGCCGTTGACCGGCTCGACGCCCATCAGGTGGTCCCAGCTCATCCCGCCGAACTTGCCGATCGGCAGCAGGGTGCCGCCGGTGGTGTCGATCAGGTCCTGGTTGAACTGGTTCGGCGGCGAGCCGAGCAGCTTGACGATGAGCGGCGCGAAGATCGCCACCAGGACCAGGAAGACCAGGAACGCCGCGCCGGCGAGCGCGACCTTGTCCTTCTTCAACCGGCGCCAGGCGATCTGGCCCAGCGAGCGCCCCTCGATGGCGCCGCCGGCCCGGGCGACGGCCTCGGGATCGGCGACGTTCGAGCCGGGCTCGACCTCCAGCGGCGTGCTCACGCGTGCAGACTCCTCATGACCGGGCCGAGCAGGTGCACCCACATGCACCGAGTGCACAACGTCGTCCCCTGCGGTCCCGGAGTCAAGGATCGCCACTGTCGTGTTGCGCAATCGTGACGCAGTTGCACCTCCGCCGTCACACGCCATCGCCCACAGCGGGTCAAACCGACCCGAAGGGACTCCGCGGACGAGAGGTCAGCGGACGGAGCGGCCCGGGCCGCGCGGCTCCCGTGGGCGGACCCGGATCCGGGCGCCACCGCGGGGCACGCTGGTGATGTTGCGGACCTTGGGCCGGTCGGCCACCCCCTCGGTGCTCACGTCGTACGTCGTCAGCACCTCGCGCAGCACCGTGACCCCCTCCATCAGCGAGAAGCCGGCGCCGATGCAGCGGCGCACCCCGCCCCCGAAGGGGATCCAGGTGTGCGGGGCGACCTCCCCCTCGAGGAACCGCTCGGGCCGGAACCGCTGCGGCTCCGGGTGGCTCTCGGGCCGGGCGTGGCCGAGGAGGATCGAGGGCGCGACGGTGGCGCCGCGTGGCAGGTCGATGCCGCCGATCGTGACCGGTGCCATCAGGTGCCGCGCCACCATCGGGATCACCGGGTGCAGCCGCAGCGACTCCTTGAGGACCGCCTCGAGGAACTGGCCGCCCTCGGGCCCGTCGGCGTCGGCGGCCGCCCGGGCCCGGGCGAGCAGGCCCTCGTCGCGGCCGAGCTCGTAGAGCGTCCAGGAGAGTGCGGTCGCGGTCGTCTCGTGGCCGGCCAGCAGCAGGGTGACCAGCTGGTCGCGCAGCTCGGCGTCGGTCAGCGGCTGCTCGCCCTGCTCCGCTCCGACGCAGAGCAGTCGCGACAGCACGTCGGTGCGCTGCGCGAGGTCGGTGGCGCGGCGGCGCTCGGCGATCTCGGCGTACATCAGCCGGTCGAGCTCGCGCTGGTTCCGCACGGTCCGGCGCCACGGGCCGATCCGCTGCAGCCACGGATAGCCCCAGCCGAACAGCACCGCCGGGCTGATGTCGACGGTCTGCCGCACGCGCGGCCGCAGCGCCTCCAGCCGGGCCTCGTCGGTGACGCCGAAGACGACGCGCAGGATCACCTCGAGGGTGAGCGCGTTCATCCGGTCCAGCGAGCGGAACGACTCCGGGCTGCCAGCGCGCCACCTCGGAGCGCGCGATCCCGGTGACGAGCCGCTCGTAGCCGTGCAGGGCGGCGCCGTTGAAGGCGGGCATCAGCAGCTTGCGGGCGCGCTTGTGCTCCGCGGAGTCCTGGAGCAGCAGCGAGTGCTCGCCCATGATCGGGCCGAGGATGGCGTTGCCCTTGCCGGCGTGGAAGACCTCGGGGTCGCCGGCGAAGATCTCCCGGGCGTGCTCCGGGCGCGCGAACAGCACCAGCGCCGAGCCCTTCGGCATGATCCGGACGGTGAACACGTCGCCGTAGCGCTGGTGCATCGCGGGCACGAACCGGTGCCGGAACCGGATCAGCGCGATGCTCTGCAGCACCGACGGCCAGCGCGGCCCGGGCGGCAGCGTCGCGTCCCCGACCACGCCGCGGACGTCGCGCGGGCGCATCGCCCGGAGCCGTGCGTCGGTCACCGACACCGCGAGCCTCCTCGACTAGAGCGCGCTTCACATACTACGGGTATGCCGGCAACCGTCGGAACCCCCGCGCGCCTCAGGGCTGCGGCGGCTGCGCCGCGGCCTCCCGGGCGGCCCGCTCGGCCACCGCGTGCTCGTCGGTGCGGGAGTCGTAGGACCAGAAGTCGCGCAGCCACGCGGCGGTGGCCGCCACCCCCACCACGCAGAGGATGCCCCCGCTGGTGATCGACGCACGGACCGACCAGGCGTCCGCCACCAGGCCGGCCCGGGTCTGGCCGCCGAGCGGGCCGACGGAGTAGGAGAGCATCTCGATGCCGGCCAGCCGGCCCCGCATGCCGTCGGGGATGGTCTGGTTCCAGATCGTCGAGCGGAAGATCCCGCTGACCATGTCCGCCGCGCCGGCGCAGGCCAGCAGCACGGCCGCGACGTAGAGGTTCGGCGCCACCCCCATCAGCGCGATGGCGGCGCCGTAGCAGAGCGCGGCGATCACCACCGCCCGGCCGTGGTGGTGCACCCGCGAGGCCCACCCGGAGGTGGCGGTCGCGGCGATCGCCCCGACCGTCTCGGCGGAGTAGAGCATCCCGAGCAGCTCCGGGCGGGCGAAGACGTCGGCGGCCAGCGCCGGGAACAGCACCACCGGCATCGCCATCAGCATGGCCGCGATGTCGACCAGGTAGGTGCCGAGGAGGTCGCGCCGGCCCACGGCGTACCGGATCCCCTCGCCGATCCCCTGCAGGCTGGGCGGGGTGGTCTCCCCCGCGTGCGGGTAGGGCCGCAGCACCACGAACAGCGTGGTGGCGACCAGCAGCCCGCTCACGTCGACCACGAAGCACCAGCCGATGCCGACCGAGGCGACCAGCAGGCCACCGACGGCGGGCCCGACCAGCAGGCCGATCTGCATCCCGAACGAGGACAGTGCGTTGGCGGCGGCG
The DNA window shown above is from Nocardioides mesophilus and carries:
- a CDS encoding ABC transporter permease encodes the protein MSTPLEVEPGSNVADPEAVARAGGAIEGRSLGQIAWRRLKKDKVALAGAAFLVFLVLVAIFAPLIVKLLGSPPNQFNQDLIDTTGGTLLPIGKFGGMSWDHLMGVEPVNGRDIFSRVVYGSRISLLIAFLATLVSVAIGTTMGVIAGFFGGSVDAIISRLMDMFLAFPLLVFAIALAGVFPDNAFGLKGNTLRIVLLIFIIGFFNWPYIGRIVRGQALSLRQREFVDAARSLGARRPYILFTELLPNLVAPILVYATLLIPTNILFEAALSFLGVGVRPPTATWGGMLSDAVTFYTTPHFMLWPGLAIFATVLAFNLFGDGLRDALDPRTR
- a CDS encoding MFS transporter, with protein sequence MTLRERLRGMRLDTTPLRESRDFRLLFVAGTVFYFGAMVSYVAIPYQLYTETGSNFAVGALGIVELVPLLFFGLYGGALADHVDRRRMLIWTAVAQVVLTGVLAANAFAEDPQVWLIYVVGGLHAAASAMQRPSKEALEPRTVRHDQIAAANALSSFGMQIGLLVGPAVGGLLVASVGIGWCFVVDVSGLLVATTLFVVLRPYPHAGETTPPSLQGIGEGIRYAVGRRDLLGTYLVDIAAMLMAMPVVLFPALAADVFARPELLGMLYSAETVGAIAATATSGWASRVHHHGRAVVIAALCYGAAIALMGVAPNLYVAAVLLACAGAADMVSGIFRSTIWNQTIPDGMRGRLAGIEMLSYSVGPLGGQTRAGLVADAWSVRASITSGGILCVVGVAATAAWLRDFWSYDSRTDEHAVAERAAREAAAQPPQP